In Gossypium hirsutum isolate 1008001.06 chromosome D06, Gossypium_hirsutum_v2.1, whole genome shotgun sequence, one genomic interval encodes:
- the LOC107960218 gene encoding homeobox-DDT domain protein RLT1 isoform X3 translates to MEAGSEGENNRISNPNKNISSSNEGNAKPKRQMKTPFQLEALEKAYALETYPSEATRAELSEKLGLSDRQLQMWFCHRRLKEKKDNPTKKQRKGAALPPESPVDELRAVPGPDYGSGSGSGSSPYMDTRKLGGSSSRGMMEDAPTVRRYYESQQSIMELRAIACVEAQLGEPLRDDGPMLGIEFDPLPPDAFGAIPEPHNRTGHPYESKVYERHDGRSSKAAARAFHEYQFLPEHSSIRSDAYGLVTQSHFHESPVSGSRGRATSFVHGEEPLSRIHGIQERESFTNGRNAPTICNPVLGSEDSYMLSAEQTLNNDAEPRIDRKRKSDENRIAREVEAHENRIRKELEKLEHKRRKSEERMRKEMERHERERRKEEERLMREKQREEERTQREQKREMERRQKFLQKEYLRAEKKRQKEELRREREEERRRVAREKATARKIAKESMDLLEDEQLELMELAAARKGMHSIIHLDHDTLQNLESFRDSLSVFPPKSVQLKRPFDIQPWIDSEENVGNLLMAWRFLITFADILKLWPFTLDEFVQAFHDYDSRLLGEIHVALLRSIIKDIEDVARTPATGLGMNQYCAANPEGGHLQIVEGAYSWGFDIRNWLHHLNPLTWPEIFRQLAISAGFGPQLKKQNATWTYTGDNDEGKGCTDVVSTLRNGSAAENAFALMREKGLLLPRRSRHRLTPGTVKFAAFHVLSLEGSKGLTVLELADKIQKSGLRDLTTSKTPEASISVALTRDAKLFERIAPSTYCVRPAYRKDPADVEAILATARKKIRQFENGFLGAEDADEVERDEVERDDVERDEDSECDVDEDPEVDDIATPSNANKDADYPKDEVNTCLGSKKVLASADDDLDVPAEFDKDFRSFPSNTVKVDNDPSNTGQYVAGEENGTGNPDQQNIEIDESKSGESWIQGLSEGEYSHLSVEERLNALVALIGIANEGNSIRAVLEDRLEAANALKKQMWAEAQLDKSRLKEECIIKMDFPPVMGIKTEAQLPNSAVEGSRSPFPVADNKIDEASPSIPEDQKPLLCSQNVQNDLNSYPAERALVLQDASMGPDNFSAQQHGYASKRSRSQLKSYIAHRAEEMYVYRSLPLGQDRRRNRYWQFVASASKNDPCSGRIFVELHDGNWRLIDSEEAFDALLASLDVRGIRESHLRIMLQKIESSFKENVRRNLHSARAMGQSGSSSENEVSEIDSSPDFTGSYDSPRSGICGLNSDALETLPAFKIQLGRNENERKSAMKRYQDFQRWMWNECYNSSTLCAMKYEKKRSTQLLAVCDTCLGSHMPEDVHCSYCHQTFRAFNNNFSFYEHEILCKENRKLDNKDKHTLDSSLPMGINLLKSFCALVEVSIPPEALDSMWTEGQRKMWGRKLNASSSANELLKLLTQLESAIKRDYLSSNFETTRELFGSSFQSGNDSSTDSVLPWIPQITPAVALRLLELDSSIMYVKQEKVEPPENREARASYIKLPSRTTLFIKNKELELKELDQDEPMKEENFADLSNSKRSSYKRGRGAREQGSGRKWQRKASGSKSDIGKQSARENNNLSFHLKQQSQRTGQSSGRGRRTVRKRAERRVANSTIVTQMGDMVKPKSNTVSLRDLDEEWRTERFGMVETVNPPDSNSTEEESDDNGQGEGYEQGNWELDLNGASNGWNREPTEASYEDDDAYEDDNGFEQMVEEESEGDLEMSDASDDVPNETRNDDGSDSADSEDYSD, encoded by the exons atggaGGCTGGTTCAGAAGGTGAGAATAATCGGATCAGCAATCCGAATAAGAACATTAGTAGTTCCAATGAAGGTAACGCTAAGCCTAAACGACAGATGAAGACTCCGTTTCAACTCGAAGCTCTGGAGAAAGCTTATGCTC TGGAGACTTATCCATCGGAAGCGACGCGAGCGGAATTATCGGAGAAATTGGGATTATCGGATCGGCAGTTACAGATGTGGTTTTGTCACCGGAGATTGAAAGAAAAGAAGGATAATCCTACGAAAAAACAGCGAAAAGGTGCTGCTTTACCACCGGAATCTCCGGTCGATGAGTTGCGGGCCGTGCCAGGTCCGGATTATGGATCGGGGTCAGGTTCGGGGTCCAGTCCGTATATGGACACAAGGAAGTTGGGGGGAAGCTCTTCTCGGGGAATGATGGAGGATGCGCCGACAGTTAGGAGGTATTATGAGTCACAGCAGTCAATAATGGAGCTCCGAGCAATTGCTTGTGTGGAGGCACAGTTGGGGGAGCCATTGCGAGATGATGGACCTATGCTCGGCATTGAGTTCGATCCATTGCCTCCCGATGCTTTCGGAG CAATTCCTGAACCACATAATAGGACTGGACATCCTTACGAGAGCAAAGTATATGAGCGACATGATGGCCGGTCAAGCAAA GCTGCTGCAAGGGCTTTTCATGAGTATCAGTTTCTTCCAGAGCATTCAAGTATTAGATCTGATGCATATGGACTTGTTACTCAGTCTCATTTTCATGAATCCCCGGTCAGTGGTTCAAGGGGTAGAGCTACATCATTTGTGCATGGAGAGGAACCATTGTCCAGGATTCATGGCATTCAAG AAAGGGAATCATTTACAAACGGGAGAAATGCTCCGACTATTTGCAATCCAGTGTTGGGATCTGAAGATTCATATATGCTGTCTGCTGAGCAAACCTTGAATAATGATGCTGAACCACGGATCGATAGGAAACGCAAG AGTGATGAAAATAGAATTGCAAGGGAAGTTGAGGCACATGAGAACAGGATTCGTAAAGAGCTTGAGAAATTAGAGCATAAAAGGCGAAAG AGTGAAGAGAGGATGAGGAAAGAAATGGAAAGGCATGAACGTGAAAGAAggaaggaagaagagaggttGATGCGTGAGAAGCAGCGGGAAGAAGAGAGAACACAACGAGAGCAGAAACGTGAAATGGAAAGAAGACAAAAGTTTTTGCAGAAAGAATACTTAAga GCTGAGAAAAAAAGACAAAAGGAGGAGCTTCGCAGAGAGAGAGAGGAGGAGAGACGTAGAGTTGCCAGGGAAAAGGCAACTGCACGGAAAATTGCTAAAGAGTCCATGGATCTTCTTGAAGATGAACAATTAGAACTCATGGAGTTGGCTGCTGCTAGGAAGGGAATGCACTCAATTATCCATCTTGATCACGATACCTTGCAAAATCTTGAGTCATTTAGAG ATTCTTTAAGCGTGTTCCCCCCCAAGTCGGTGCAATTGAAAAGACCATTTGACATTCAACCATGGATTGATTCAGAGGAGAATGTTGGGAATCTTCTCATG GCATGGAGATTTTTGATTACTTTTGCTGATATTCTCAAACTATGGCCTTTTACTCTTgacgagtttgtccaagcttttCATGACTAT GATTCAAGGTTGTTGGGTGAGATTCATGTTGCTCTTTTGAGATCAATAATAAAAGATATTGAAGATGTTGCAAGAACACCAGCAACTGGATTGGGAATGAATCAGTACTGTGCTGCCAACCCTGAAGGTGGACACCTTCAGATTGTTGAAGGG GCATATTCCTGGGGTTTTGACATCCGGAATTGGCTGCATCACTTGAATCCACTGACATGGCCTGAAATTTTCCGGCAATTAGCAATCTCTGCTGGTTTTGGACCTCAGTTGAAGAAGCAAAATGCAACGTGGACCTATACTGGTGATAATGATGAG GGTAAAGGTTGTACAGATGTTGTTTCTACTCTACGCAATGGTTCAGCAGCTGAGAATGCATTTGCATTGATGCGAGAGAAAGGTCTGTTACTTCCTAGAAGATCGAGGCATCGTTTGACACCTGGTACTGTCAAATTTGCAGCTTTTCATGTTCTTTCACTGGAGGGAAGCAAAGGATTAACAGTTCTAGAACTTGCAGATAAGATTCAG AAATCTGGACTTCGGGACCTTACAACGAGCAAGACGCCAGAGGCTTCTATTTCAGTTGCTTTGACAAGGGATGCAAAGCTTTTTGAAAGAATAGCTCCTTCAACTTATTGTGTACGACCTGCCTATAGGAAAGATCCTGCTGATGTGGAGGCCATACTAGCAACAGCAAGGAAAAAGATTCGGCAATTTGAGAATGGATTTTTAGGTGCAGAAGATGCTGATGAAGTTGAAAGAGATGAGGTGGAAAGAGATGATGTTGAAAGAGATGAAGACTCTGAATGTGATGTTGATGAGGATCCCGAAGTTGATGATATAGCTACTCCTTCAAATGCAAACAAAGATGCTGACTACCCTAAGGATGAAGTAAATACTTGTTTAGGAAGTAAAAAAGTCCTTGCTTCAGCTGATGATGACTTGGATGTTCCAGCTGAATTTGACAAGGATTTTCGATCTTTCCCTTCAAATACTGTGAAGGTTGACAATGATCCAAGTAATACAGGACAATATGTTGCCGGTGAGGAAAATGGAACAGGCAATCCTGATCAACAGAATATTGAAATCGATGAAAGCAAATCTGGTGAGTCGTGGATTCAGGGTCTTTCAGAAGGCGAATATTCTCATCTTAGTGTTGAGGAGCGCCTTAATGCCCTTGTTGCCTTAATTGGTATTGCAAATGAAGGGAACTCTATTCGTGCTGTGCTTGAG GATCGTCTGGAAGCAGCAAATGCTCTTAAAAAGCAAATGTGGGCTGAGGCTCAGCTGGACAAAAGTCGTCTGAAGGAAGAGTGTATAATTAAAATGGATTTTCCACCTGTCATGGGAATCAAGACTGAAGCTCAACTGCCTAATTCTGCCGTGGAAGGCAGCCGAAGTCCATTTCCTGTTGCTGATAATAAAATTGATGAGGCATCTCCAAGCATTCCAGAAGACCAAAAACCCTTGCTATGTTCACAAAATGTTCAGAATGACCTCAATAGTTATCCTGCTGAAAGGGCATTGGTACTTCAAGATGCCTCCATGGGTCCAGATAACTTCTCTGCTCAGCAGCATGGATATGCTTCAAAAAGATCACGCTCACAGTTGAAATCATACATAGCCCACAGAGCAGAAGAGATGTATGTATACAGGTCTTTACCTCTTGGCCAAGATCGTAGACGTAATAGATACTGGCAGTTTGTTGCTTCTGCTTCTAAAAATGATCCTTGTTCTGGCCGGATATTTGTTGAACTGCATGACGGAAATTGGAGGCTGATTGATTCTGAAGAG GCCTTTGATGCTCTCTTGGCATCTTTGGATGTACGAGGAATCAGGGAATCCCATTTACGGATAATGTTGCAAAAGATTGAATCGTCCTTCAAAGAAAACGTGCGTAGGAACTTGCACTCTGCCAGAGCTATGGGCCAAAGTGGAAGCTCCTCTGAAAATGAAGTTTCTGAAATAGATTCCAGTCCTGATTTTACTGGCAGTTATGACAGTCCTCGTAGTGGGATCTGTGGGTTGAATTCTGATGCATTGGAGACATTACCTGCTTTCAAAATTCAGCTTGGGAGAAACGAAAATGAGAGAAAGTCAGCCATGAAAAGGTATCAAGATTTCCAGAGGTGGATGTGGAACGAATGTTACAATTCCTCGACTTTATGTGCCATGAAATATGAAAAGAAGAGAAGTACACAGCTATTGGCTGTTTGTGATACATGCCTTGGCTCTCATATGCCGGAGGATGTGCATTGTAGTTACTGCCACCAGACGTTTCGAGcctttaacaataattttagtTTCTATGAACATGAGATTCTGTGCAAAGAAAACAGGAAGCTAGACAACAAGGACAAACATACTCTCGATTCTTCTCTCCCCATGGGAATCAACTTACTAAAGTCCTTTTGTGCTCTAGTTGAG GTATCTATTCCCCCAGAAGCCCTTGATTCAATGTGGACAGAGGGCCAACGAAAGATGTGGGGCAGGAAGCTTAATGCTTCTTCTTCTGCAAATGAACTGCTAAAG CTGTTGACACAGCTTGAGAGTGCCATAAAGCGAGATTATTTATCTTCCAACTTTGAGACAACGAGGGAGTTATTTGGTTCTAGTTTTCAGTCAGGGAATGATTCTTCTACTGATTCAGTGCTTCCATGGATACCCCAAATCACTCCAGCTGTAGCTTTAAGGCTTTTGGAGCTTGATTCATCCATCATGTATGTAAAGCAGGAGAAAGTTGAACCTCCAGAGAACAGGGAAGCTAGAGCATCATATATA AAGCTTCCTTCAAGAACCactcttttcatcaagaataaAGAGCTTGAATTAAAAGAACTAGACCAAGATGAGCCTATGAAAGAAGAAAACTTTGCTGACCTCAGTAACAGTAAACGCAGCAGCTATAAACGGGGAAGAGGCGCTCGTGAACAAGGATCTGGTAGAAAGTGGCAGAGGAAAGCATCTGGTTCCAAATCTGATATTGGCAAGCAAAGTGCTAGAGAAAACAATAATTTAAGTTTCCACCTCAAACAACAGAGCCAAAGAACCGGTCAGAGTTCTGGACGTGGCCGCCGAACAGTTAGAAAGAGAGCTGAAAGGAGAGTTGCTAATAGTACAATTGTAACTCAGATGGGTGATATGGTTAAACCTAAGTCCAATACAGTATCCTTACGAGACTTGGATGAAGAATGGAGGACTGAAAGATTTGGGATGGTGGAAACAGTAAATCCCCCCGATAGTAACAGTACAGAAGAAGAATCAGATGACAATGGGCAAGGCGAAGGATATGAACAAGGAAACTGGGAGCTAGACCTTAACGGTGCCTCTAATGGGTGGAATCGAGAACCGACCGAAGCTAGTTATGAAGATGACGATGCTTATGAAGATGATAATGGCTTTGAACAGATGGTAGAAGAAGAATCCGAAGGCGATTTGGAGATGAGTGATGCATCAGATGATGTCCCGAATGAAACTAGAAATGATGATGGCTCAGACTCGGCAGATTCCGAAGATTATAGTGATTAA